From a single Lewinella sp. LCG006 genomic region:
- a CDS encoding acetyl-CoA C-acetyltransferase, whose protein sequence is MKDVFIYDALRTPRAHGKARGALYEVKPVHLLEVALRALQRRHQFQPTDVDDLIIGCVTPIGDQGFNIARTALLEAGMSAANGGMQINRYCTSGLEAVNLAAAKIAAGWEEFSIAGGTESMSRVPMGSDGGALLNDPGVFMTQNYLPQGVAADLIATMEGFQREELDAYAVQSHQRAAAAQTAGYFQSSIVPICDANGLPILQQDETIRPDTNLEQLARLKPSFAHLGDQGFAAMALHRYPEVEKVHYLHTPGNSCSIADGAALVLLGNEKKGKALGLKARARILSCATVAVDPTIMLTGPSLAAEKALKISKLKAKDIDLWECNEAFASVVLKFQRDLNLSDDQLNVNGGAIALGHPLGATGAMLLGTLLDELERRDLQTGLVTLCAGAGLAVATIIQRV, encoded by the coding sequence ATGAAAGACGTCTTTATCTATGATGCGCTTCGTACGCCCCGTGCCCACGGTAAAGCACGCGGCGCACTTTACGAGGTAAAACCAGTACACTTGCTGGAAGTGGCCTTACGCGCCCTTCAGCGTCGTCATCAATTCCAGCCTACCGATGTGGATGATTTAATCATCGGCTGCGTCACGCCCATCGGTGATCAGGGGTTTAACATTGCGCGAACGGCCTTGTTGGAAGCGGGGATGTCAGCGGCCAACGGGGGGATGCAGATCAACCGCTACTGCACTTCGGGCCTGGAGGCCGTCAATCTGGCGGCGGCCAAAATTGCAGCAGGTTGGGAAGAGTTTTCTATCGCCGGAGGCACCGAGAGTATGAGCCGCGTTCCTATGGGTAGCGATGGTGGAGCACTGCTGAATGACCCGGGCGTTTTTATGACCCAAAACTACCTCCCCCAAGGTGTTGCGGCCGATCTTATTGCGACCATGGAAGGCTTCCAGCGCGAAGAACTTGATGCTTATGCCGTACAATCTCACCAACGTGCTGCGGCGGCCCAAACGGCTGGTTATTTCCAATCCAGCATCGTCCCCATCTGCGACGCCAATGGTTTACCAATCCTCCAACAGGATGAAACCATCCGCCCCGACACCAACCTGGAACAATTGGCGCGGCTAAAACCCTCTTTTGCGCATCTTGGCGACCAGGGGTTTGCCGCTATGGCCTTGCACCGTTATCCGGAAGTGGAAAAAGTACACTACCTCCATACACCCGGCAATTCATGTTCCATTGCTGATGGTGCAGCACTCGTTTTATTAGGAAACGAAAAAAAAGGAAAAGCCCTGGGTTTAAAAGCCCGGGCACGCATCTTGAGCTGTGCTACCGTTGCTGTCGACCCGACCATCATGCTCACCGGGCCAAGCCTGGCGGCAGAAAAAGCTTTAAAAATCAGCAAGCTAAAAGCCAAAGACATCGACTTGTGGGAATGTAATGAAGCCTTCGCCTCTGTCGTCCTCAAATTCCAACGTGACCTCAACTTAAGCGATGACCAACTGAATGTCAATGGTGGTGCCATTGCCCTGGGACATCCACTCGGAGCAACAGGTGCCATGCTCTTAGGTACCCTGCTGGATGAACTGGAAAGAAGAGATTTACAAACCGGACTGGTCACCCTCTGCGCTGGTGCAGGATTGGCCGTGGCTACCATAATTCAACGCGTATGA